The DNA sequence GTCAAAAGTCGTTTATTGCCCCTGAAAGCATGACCCGCTAATGGGTATCGGTTACAGTGTGAAAAAGAGAGGGGTTGGTTGTGTCCGAGGCGGATCGTTACACGCGGAAGGATGTCGAGGTGCTCGGCAGTGAACAGGTTTTTCGTGGTTTTTTCTCCATGATAAAACTGACCCTGCGGCACAAACTGTTCTCCGGTGAATGGTCAGAGCCTATTGTGCGGGAATTATTCGAGCGGGGCAGTTGCGTGGGTGTTCTGCTCTATGATCCACAACATGAACTCTTGGCGCTGGCGGAGCAGTTTCGTGTGGGGGCGCTGGAGGATACCGAAAGTCCCTGGTTATATGAAGTGGTTGCCGGAATGGTCGAACCGGGTGAACAGCTCGAAGAGGTAGCAAGGCGCGAGACCATGGAGGAGGCGGGCCTGACTCCCGCTAGACTGATGCCGATCTGCGATTACTGGGTCAGCCCCGGTAATACCAGCGAGCGCATGTATTTATTCTGCGCACTGCTGGACTTGAGCGCGGCGGGTGGTATTTACGGGCTGGATCACGAGTCAGAGGACATCAGGCTCCACGTCATGCCAAGAACCGAGGCGTTTGCCCGGCTGGACCAGGGGCAGTGCAATAACGCGGCTACTATGATCAGTCTGATGTGGTTGCGAATGAATTACCCGCGTTTTGTGTGACAGATTGCGCCATTTTTGATGCCGGGAAAGTAAAGTAGGCAAAAACGTGACTGAGTACTGTGAATCCGAAGATGAAAGTACGTTACAAAGTAGACCTGATCGGGTACATGGCCGAGTGTGATGCAAACTACTTGCGGCTCATGAAGCTGTTTCCCGATATGGCGAACGGTGGCGAGCGCAGAATTGGTCTGCGTCACGACGGTGAGCATGTGTTGCGATTGATTCCGCGCGAGCAGACCGCTTACACCACGCTGCTGGAACTGTCTCAGGGAGCCCGCGATGGTGGTAGAGATGGCTGGTTCAAACTGCCGATACTGATGTTGCGTCTTTATCACGATGCACGCGTTGCAGAGGTGTTGTCCTGGGAGGGCGTCCGACAAATCAGGCCTCGTTACGATTATCCCAACCGGCAGATGTATCATCA is a window from the Porticoccus hydrocarbonoclasticus MCTG13d genome containing:
- a CDS encoding NUDIX domain-containing protein, with the protein product MSEADRYTRKDVEVLGSEQVFRGFFSMIKLTLRHKLFSGEWSEPIVRELFERGSCVGVLLYDPQHELLALAEQFRVGALEDTESPWLYEVVAGMVEPGEQLEEVARRETMEEAGLTPARLMPICDYWVSPGNTSERMYLFCALLDLSAAGGIYGLDHESEDIRLHVMPRTEAFARLDQGQCNNAATMISLMWLRMNYPRFV
- a CDS encoding DUF1249 domain-containing protein yields the protein MKVRYKVDLIGYMAECDANYLRLMKLFPDMANGGERRIGLRHDGEHVLRLIPREQTAYTTLLELSQGARDGGRDGWFKLPILMLRLYHDARVAEVLSWEGVRQIRPRYDYPNRQMYHQDEKAQWNRFLGEWLSHCLKYGYHLEPLFGETPYG